In one window of Duganella dendranthematis DNA:
- a CDS encoding chemotaxis protein CheA translates to MNLDDALQTFIAESRELLEEMENALLNVDLAGDQDEAINAIFRAAHTIKGSAGLFSLDHIVAFTHVVESLLDKVRDGSVTLNDEMVVLLLSCCDYLSGMINGLAAGQHEQNPDTAPEGEMLQQQLRRHMDGEATASSAAVAAHLTVNAEPSVERIDSERGDSDYWHISLRFGRVVLQNGMDPIAFLRYLGKLGRIVGIATIPDALPSADEMDAELCYLGFEIAFDSTADREAIAGVFEFVQDDCEIRIIPPNSKVSEYVNLIRSLPERAARLGEILVRCGSVTAHELEEALQQQSGKQDSAPAQQLGSILVDGGNVPPVVVEAALAKQKQVSEQKAQESRSIRVDSDKLDRLIDLVGELIIAGARANLIGQRIQNTELLECTSTLTGLVEDVRDAALELRMVKIGATFNRFQRVVHDVARELGKDIGLIVDGEDSELDKTVVEKIGDPLMHLVRNAMDHGIEPAEVRVAAGKPAKGMIKLNAFHESGSIVIEVSDDGGGLRKEKILAKAIERGLVDPERKLTDSEIYNLIFEAGFSTAEKITNLSGRGVGMDVVKRNIQALRGSVDVGSKEGQGTTVTVRLPLTLAIIDGFLVQVGSSVFVIPLDMIEECIEYATEPGQDYTNLRGQVLPLVRLRQVFRIDGAATRRESIVVLKFGNQRAGLVVDTLLGEFQTVIKPLSPLFSEVKCISGSTILGSGEVALILDVAALMHVVGAKGAVAALAA, encoded by the coding sequence ATGAACCTGGACGACGCGCTACAGACCTTTATCGCCGAAAGCCGCGAGCTGCTGGAGGAGATGGAGAACGCTCTGCTGAATGTGGACCTGGCCGGCGACCAGGACGAAGCGATCAACGCCATCTTCCGCGCTGCGCACACCATCAAGGGCTCGGCGGGGCTGTTCAGCCTTGATCATATTGTCGCCTTCACGCACGTGGTGGAAAGCCTGCTGGACAAGGTGCGCGACGGCAGCGTGACGCTCAACGACGAGATGGTGGTGCTGCTGCTGTCCTGCTGCGATTACCTGTCCGGCATGATCAACGGACTGGCCGCCGGCCAGCATGAGCAGAACCCCGATACCGCGCCGGAAGGCGAGATGCTGCAACAGCAACTGCGCCGCCACATGGACGGCGAGGCGACGGCATCATCGGCGGCGGTGGCGGCCCACTTGACGGTGAATGCGGAGCCCAGCGTCGAACGCATCGACAGCGAGCGTGGGGACAGCGACTACTGGCACATCTCGCTGCGCTTCGGCCGCGTGGTGCTGCAAAACGGCATGGACCCCATCGCCTTCCTGCGCTACCTGGGCAAGCTGGGACGCATCGTCGGCATCGCCACCATCCCGGACGCGCTGCCGTCCGCCGACGAAATGGATGCGGAACTGTGCTATCTGGGTTTTGAAATCGCCTTTGACAGCACGGCCGATCGCGAAGCCATCGCCGGCGTATTTGAATTTGTGCAGGACGATTGCGAGATCCGCATTATCCCGCCCAACAGCAAGGTGTCGGAATACGTCAACCTGATACGCTCGTTGCCGGAGCGCGCCGCGCGGCTGGGCGAGATCCTGGTCCGCTGCGGCAGCGTCACCGCGCATGAACTGGAAGAGGCGCTGCAACAGCAGTCCGGCAAGCAGGATAGCGCGCCGGCGCAGCAACTGGGCAGCATCCTGGTCGACGGCGGCAATGTGCCGCCGGTGGTGGTGGAAGCCGCGCTGGCCAAGCAGAAACAGGTCAGCGAACAGAAGGCGCAGGAGAGCCGCTCGATCCGCGTCGATTCCGACAAGCTGGATCGGCTGATCGACCTGGTGGGCGAACTGATTATCGCCGGCGCGCGCGCCAACCTGATAGGCCAGCGCATACAAAACACCGAACTACTGGAGTGCACCTCGACGCTCACCGGCCTGGTGGAGGACGTGCGCGACGCCGCGCTGGAACTGCGCATGGTGAAGATCGGCGCCACCTTCAACCGTTTCCAGCGCGTGGTGCATGACGTGGCGCGGGAACTGGGCAAGGACATCGGTCTGATCGTCGACGGCGAGGATTCGGAGCTGGACAAAACCGTCGTCGAGAAAATCGGCGATCCGCTGATGCACCTGGTACGCAACGCCATGGACCACGGCATCGAGCCAGCCGAGGTGCGGGTGGCCGCCGGCAAACCTGCCAAGGGCATGATCAAGCTGAATGCCTTCCACGAATCGGGCAGCATCGTGATTGAGGTCAGTGACGACGGCGGCGGCCTGCGCAAGGAGAAGATCCTGGCCAAGGCCATCGAGCGCGGACTGGTGGACCCGGAACGCAAGCTGACCGACAGCGAAATCTACAACCTGATTTTTGAAGCCGGCTTCTCGACGGCGGAGAAGATCACCAACCTGTCCGGGCGCGGCGTCGGCATGGATGTGGTCAAGCGCAATATCCAGGCGCTGCGCGGCAGCGTGGACGTCGGCAGCAAGGAAGGGCAGGGCACCACGGTGACGGTGCGTTTGCCGCTGACGCTGGCCATCATCGATGGCTTCCTGGTGCAGGTGGGGTCGTCGGTCTTCGTCATCCCGTTGGACATGATCGAAGAGTGCATTGAGTACGCCACCGAGCCGGGACAGGACTACACCAATTTGCGCGGCCAGGTGCTGCCGCTGGTGCGCCTGCGTCAGGTGTTCCGCATCGACGGCGCGGCCACGCGGCGCGAGAGCATCGTGGTACTCAAGTTCGGCAACCAGCGCGCCGGTTTGGTTGTGGATACGCTGCTGGGCGAATTCCAGACCGTGATCAAGCCCTTGAGCCCCCTGTTCAGCGAAGTGAAATGCATCAGCGGCTCCACCATCCTGGGCAGCGGCGAAGTGGCCTTGATCCTGGACGTGGCGGCCCTGATGCATGTCGTCGGCGCCAAGGGCGCCGTGGCGGCACTGGCCGCATAG
- a CDS encoding methyl-accepting chemotaxis protein: protein MLAKLTVRTKILALIAVAVLALLLVVVIAFQGLKKEGEMLAEIGRNRMPSVQALMVINEGKTGIRSSNRAAEAVASYPENTAEIAQQIKRRAEIFTQIDQAWKIYDALPQSPEEATVWKTFVKAWETWKNKDAEFGSVLTQIQGAEPARRKDLFVALHNNLIDNRAAFHELETNLDKLVELNVRYGDEAVKEADAASASAASRMTTASVVALALLVALGLVILRGIMKQLGGDPSYAADIVRQVADGDLSAEVLLKAGDTSSLLAAMKGMIDKLSGVVQEVNNGAEALASASEEVSATAQSLSQAASEQAAGTEETSASVEQMTASISQNTENAKVTDSIASKAALEAAEGGAAVKSTVAAMQQIAKKISIIDDIAYQTNLLALNAAIEAARAGEHGKGFAVVAAEVRKLAERSQVAAQEIEQVASSSVELAEKAGHLLDEMVPNIRRTSDLVQEITAASEEQSAGVGQINSAVTQLSQTTQQNASSSEQLAATAEEMSAQAEQLQQAMSFFKLAGGKRPVRAPVVTPSRAAPAASRLA, encoded by the coding sequence ATGTTGGCGAAATTGACAGTCAGGACCAAGATCCTGGCGCTGATTGCTGTGGCAGTGCTGGCGTTGTTGTTGGTGGTGGTGATCGCCTTCCAGGGGCTGAAAAAAGAAGGCGAGATGCTGGCGGAAATTGGCCGGAACCGCATGCCATCGGTGCAGGCGCTGATGGTCATCAATGAGGGCAAGACCGGCATTCGTTCCTCCAACCGCGCGGCGGAAGCGGTTGCATCCTACCCTGAAAACACGGCGGAGATCGCGCAGCAGATCAAGCGCCGCGCGGAGATTTTCACACAGATCGACCAGGCCTGGAAGATCTACGATGCGTTGCCGCAGTCGCCGGAGGAAGCTACGGTATGGAAGACCTTCGTCAAGGCCTGGGAGACGTGGAAGAACAAGGACGCGGAATTCGGCAGCGTGCTGACGCAGATCCAGGGCGCCGAACCGGCCAGGCGCAAGGACTTGTTCGTCGCGCTGCATAACAACCTGATCGACAACCGCGCCGCCTTCCACGAGCTGGAAACCAATCTGGATAAGCTGGTGGAACTGAACGTCCGTTATGGCGACGAGGCGGTGAAGGAAGCCGACGCCGCATCGGCCTCCGCCGCATCGCGCATGACCACCGCCTCCGTGGTGGCGCTGGCGCTGCTGGTGGCCTTGGGCCTGGTAATCCTGCGCGGCATCATGAAGCAGCTGGGCGGCGATCCGTCGTATGCGGCGGACATTGTGCGGCAGGTGGCCGATGGCGACCTGAGTGCGGAGGTGCTGCTCAAAGCCGGCGACACCAGCAGCCTGCTGGCGGCGATGAAAGGCATGATCGACAAGCTGTCCGGCGTGGTGCAGGAAGTGAACAACGGCGCCGAGGCGCTGGCGTCGGCATCGGAAGAAGTCAGCGCCACGGCGCAGTCCCTGTCGCAGGCCGCCAGCGAACAGGCGGCGGGTACCGAGGAGACCAGCGCCTCGGTCGAGCAGATGACGGCTTCCATTTCGCAGAACACCGAAAACGCCAAGGTCACCGACAGCATCGCCAGCAAGGCCGCGCTGGAAGCGGCGGAGGGTGGCGCGGCGGTCAAGTCCACCGTGGCGGCGATGCAGCAGATCGCCAAGAAGATCAGCATCATCGACGATATCGCTTATCAAACCAATCTGCTGGCGCTCAACGCGGCCATCGAGGCGGCGCGTGCCGGCGAACATGGCAAGGGCTTTGCCGTGGTGGCGGCCGAGGTGCGCAAGCTGGCGGAGCGCAGCCAGGTGGCGGCGCAGGAAATCGAACAGGTGGCGTCCAGCAGCGTGGAGCTGGCGGAAAAGGCCGGCCACCTGCTGGACGAGATGGTGCCGAACATTCGCCGCACCTCGGACCTGGTGCAGGAGATTACGGCGGCATCGGAAGAGCAGTCGGCCGGCGTCGGTCAGATTAACTCTGCCGTGACGCAGCTGAGCCAGACCACGCAGCAGAACGCATCCAGCTCCGAGCAGCTGGCGGCGACGGCGGAAGAGATGAGCGCGCAGGCGGAGCAGCTGCAACAGGCCATGTCGTTCTTCAAGCTGGCTGGCGGCAAGCGGCCGGTGCGCGCGCCGGTCGTCACCCCAAGCCGCGCCGCGCCGGCCGCCAGCCGCTTGGCGTAG
- a CDS encoding response regulator, with protein sequence MAKTIMVVDDSASLRQVVGIALKGAGYEVIEGRDGVDALSKCTGQKIHLVVCDVNMPNMDGITFVKQFKQLPNYKFTPVIMLTTESQESKKEEGKAAGARAWVVKPFKPEVLLGAVAKLVLP encoded by the coding sequence ATGGCAAAAACCATTATGGTGGTCGATGATTCAGCTTCGCTGCGGCAGGTGGTGGGCATTGCGCTGAAAGGCGCGGGATACGAAGTAATCGAGGGACGCGACGGCGTTGATGCGCTGTCCAAATGCACCGGGCAGAAAATCCATCTGGTGGTGTGCGACGTGAACATGCCAAATATGGACGGCATCACCTTCGTCAAGCAGTTCAAGCAGCTGCCCAACTATAAATTCACGCCGGTGATCATGCTGACCACCGAGTCGCAAGAGAGCAAGAAGGAAGAGGGCAAGGCCGCAGGCGCCAGGGCGTGGGTGGTCAAGCCGTTCAAACCGGAAGTGCTGCTGGGCGCCGTGGCCAAGCTGGTACTGCCATAA
- a CDS encoding EAL domain-containing response regulator, giving the protein MPTTSAPWAGRRVLVVEDSAVQRGYLVGLLKQLEFGDIFEAADGNEALQLLERERHDRIFLVLTDLEMPGMDGIELTCQLRERDLADNLIVVSARDPRLLEIIENMACEDASIGLLGTLLKPVQLDSLTQLLSKVNDRSSDCRPAVPPPPAQASLEELAQALERKEFLPWFQPKIAMQSGQLKGVEALARWQHPQRGLLSPAYFIDTLEGHPLMADFTLALVQQVLQYMLHWQQAGLPPLSVSVNLSADNLSDRAFIDRLTALVMQSGVAPASLVWEVTETSVMRQLSQALTNMGRLRLMGFGLAMDDFGIGYSSMQQFARCPFTELKIDRAFVNGATQWPNRLLVLKSALDLGQSLGVATVAEGVETVEDWKLLRDLGCDLAQGYLLAKPMPAEDLVGWMRQDRRRLRALAGME; this is encoded by the coding sequence ATGCCAACCACTTCCGCTCCCTGGGCCGGCCGCCGCGTGCTGGTGGTCGAGGATAGCGCCGTGCAACGCGGTTATCTGGTCGGCCTGCTGAAGCAACTGGAGTTTGGCGACATCTTCGAAGCGGCCGACGGCAACGAAGCCTTGCAGCTGCTGGAGCGCGAACGGCACGACCGCATTTTCCTGGTGCTGACCGATCTGGAAATGCCCGGCATGGACGGCATCGAACTGACCTGCCAGCTGCGCGAACGCGATCTGGCGGATAACCTGATCGTGGTCAGCGCGCGCGATCCGCGTCTGCTGGAGATCATTGAAAACATGGCCTGCGAAGACGCCTCCATCGGCCTGCTGGGCACCTTGCTTAAACCGGTGCAGCTGGACTCCCTGACGCAGCTGCTGTCCAAGGTCAATGACCGCAGCAGCGATTGCCGCCCCGCCGTGCCACCGCCGCCGGCTCAGGCTTCGCTGGAAGAATTGGCACAGGCGCTGGAGCGCAAGGAATTCCTGCCCTGGTTCCAGCCCAAGATCGCCATGCAGAGCGGCCAGCTGAAAGGCGTGGAAGCGCTGGCGCGCTGGCAGCATCCGCAGCGCGGGTTGCTGTCGCCGGCCTACTTCATCGACACGCTGGAAGGCCATCCGCTGATGGCCGATTTTACGCTGGCGCTGGTGCAGCAGGTGTTGCAGTACATGCTGCACTGGCAGCAGGCCGGCCTGCCGCCGTTGTCGGTGTCGGTCAACCTGTCGGCCGACAACCTGTCCGACCGTGCCTTCATCGATCGCCTGACGGCGCTGGTGATGCAGTCCGGCGTGGCGCCGGCGTCGCTGGTGTGGGAGGTGACCGAGACCAGCGTGATGCGCCAGCTGTCGCAGGCGCTGACCAATATGGGCCGCTTGCGGCTGATGGGCTTTGGGCTGGCGATGGACGATTTCGGCATCGGCTATTCATCGATGCAGCAGTTTGCGCGCTGCCCGTTCACCGAGCTGAAAATCGACCGCGCCTTCGTCAACGGTGCGACGCAATGGCCGAACCGCCTGCTGGTGTTGAAAAGCGCGCTCGATCTGGGCCAGAGCCTGGGCGTGGCCACGGTGGCGGAAGGGGTGGAAACGGTGGAAGACTGGAAGCTGCTGCGCGATCTCGGTTGCGATCTGGCGCAGGGCTATCTGCTGGCCAAACCCATGCCGGCGGAGGATTTAGTGGGATGGATGCGACAGGACCGGCGCCGCTTGCGCGCGCTGGCGGGGATGGAATAA
- a CDS encoding protein-glutamate methylesterase/protein-glutamine glutaminase, which produces MSEIKVMIVDDSAVVRQVLSGLLNAAPGITVTHAVANPLLAIERMKVQWPDVIVLDVEMPKMDGITFLRKLMTEHPTPVVICSTLTEKGAQTSVEALTAGAVAIITKPRLDLKQFLHDSADELVSAVRAAAGAHVGKLAPRALASAPPPPVTVKLNADAILPPTDARPMTATTERVVAIGTSTGGTQALEEVLTALPRVSPGIVVVQHMPEKFTAAFAARLDSVCEVRVKEAENNDRVLQGQVLIAPGGKHMLLRRTGAQYFVEVVDGPLVNRHRPSVDVLFRSAARAAGANALGVIMTGMGDDGAAGMLEMLKAGARTVAQDEASCVVYGMPKEAVKRGGVEKSVPLNAIYREILQQLQY; this is translated from the coding sequence ATGAGTGAAATCAAGGTCATGATCGTCGACGATTCCGCCGTGGTGCGGCAGGTGCTGAGCGGCCTGCTGAACGCGGCGCCCGGCATCACCGTCACCCATGCGGTGGCCAATCCGCTATTGGCGATTGAGCGCATGAAGGTGCAGTGGCCGGACGTGATCGTGCTGGACGTGGAGATGCCCAAGATGGACGGCATCACCTTCCTGCGCAAGCTGATGACCGAACATCCGACGCCGGTGGTGATCTGCTCGACGTTGACGGAGAAGGGCGCGCAGACCTCGGTGGAAGCGCTGACTGCCGGCGCGGTCGCCATCATCACCAAGCCGCGTCTGGACCTGAAGCAGTTCTTGCATGACAGCGCCGACGAACTGGTGTCCGCCGTGCGCGCCGCCGCCGGCGCCCATGTGGGCAAGCTGGCGCCGCGCGCGCTGGCTTCGGCGCCACCACCGCCGGTCACCGTCAAGCTGAATGCGGACGCCATCCTGCCGCCTACCGATGCGCGGCCGATGACCGCCACCACCGAACGGGTGGTGGCCATCGGCACTTCCACCGGCGGCACGCAGGCGCTGGAAGAGGTGCTGACGGCGCTGCCACGCGTCTCGCCTGGCATCGTGGTGGTGCAGCATATGCCGGAGAAGTTCACGGCGGCGTTTGCGGCACGGCTGGACAGCGTGTGCGAGGTGCGGGTGAAGGAGGCGGAGAACAATGACCGCGTGCTGCAAGGACAGGTGCTGATTGCGCCGGGCGGCAAGCATATGCTGTTGCGGCGCACGGGCGCGCAGTATTTTGTGGAGGTGGTGGATGGGCCGCTGGTCAATCGCCACCGGCCATCGGTGGATGTGCTGTTCCGCTCCGCCGCGCGCGCGGCCGGCGCCAATGCGCTGGGCGTGATCATGACCGGCATGGGCGACGACGGCGCGGCCGGCATGCTGGAGATGCTCAAGGCCGGCGCGCGCACGGTGGCGCAGGACGAGGCCAGCTGCGTGGTGTATGGCATGCCGAAGGAAGCGGTGAAGCGCGGCGGCGTCGAGAAGTCGGTGCCGCTCAACGCGATCTACCGCGAAATCCTGCAGCAGCTTCAATACTGA
- a CDS encoding CheR family methyltransferase — protein MTVAMITEREFLQFQRFIFDAAGITMSDGKQALVSGRLAKRLAHYQLNSYSDYLRLLESRSQPAELQVAVDLLTTNETYFFREPKHFALLRDVAQEAQEKSRALRVWSAASSSGEEPYSIAMVLADVMGVDGAWEVLGTDISTRVLQRARSGHYPMERASQMPQHYLKRFCLKGQGTEEGTMLIERPLRQRVQFQHLNLNAPLPRLGTFDVIFLRNVMIYFSLETKRQVVARLLAQLRPGGYFLIGHSETLNDINDTLTAVAPSIYRKP, from the coding sequence ATGACCGTGGCGATGATCACCGAGCGCGAGTTCCTGCAATTCCAGCGCTTTATCTTCGACGCCGCCGGAATCACCATGTCCGATGGTAAGCAGGCGCTGGTCAGCGGCCGTCTGGCCAAGCGACTGGCGCATTACCAGCTCAATAGCTACAGCGACTATCTGCGCCTGCTGGAAAGCCGCTCACAGCCAGCCGAATTGCAGGTAGCGGTCGATCTGCTGACCACTAACGAGACTTACTTTTTCCGCGAGCCCAAACACTTCGCGCTGCTGCGGGACGTGGCGCAGGAAGCACAGGAAAAAAGCCGTGCACTGCGTGTGTGGAGCGCAGCCAGTTCCAGCGGCGAGGAGCCGTACAGTATCGCCATGGTGCTGGCCGACGTGATGGGCGTGGATGGCGCCTGGGAAGTGCTGGGCACCGACATCAGCACCCGCGTGTTGCAGCGCGCGCGCAGCGGCCATTATCCGATGGAGCGGGCGTCGCAGATGCCGCAGCACTACCTGAAGCGCTTCTGCCTCAAAGGCCAGGGCACGGAAGAAGGCACGATGCTGATCGAACGTCCGCTGCGGCAGCGCGTGCAGTTCCAGCATCTCAACCTGAATGCGCCACTGCCGCGCCTTGGCACCTTCGACGTGATCTTCCTGCGCAATGTGATGATCTACTTTAGCCTGGAGACCAAGCGCCAGGTGGTGGCGCGCTTGCTGGCGCAATTGCGGCCGGGCGGCTACTTTCTGATCGGCCACTCGGAAACGCTGAACGACATCAACGACACCTTAACCGCAGTCGCACCGTCGATTTATCGCAAGCCATGA
- a CDS encoding STAS domain-containing protein produces MADDVTRISLDGELTIYRAADLKVSVLEALRKTRVLEIDLSGVIELDTAGLQVLMLAKQTAAAEQRELRLLQHSPAVVEIIEMLDLVAFFGDAVLIHA; encoded by the coding sequence ATGGCGGACGACGTTACCCGGATTTCCCTGGACGGCGAACTGACGATCTACCGCGCCGCCGATCTGAAAGTCAGCGTGCTGGAAGCGCTGCGCAAGACGCGCGTGCTGGAAATCGATTTGTCCGGCGTGATCGAACTGGATACCGCCGGCCTGCAAGTGCTGATGCTGGCCAAGCAGACCGCGGCGGCGGAGCAGCGCGAACTGCGGCTGCTGCAGCACAGCCCCGCCGTGGTGGAAATTATTGAGATGCTGGACCTGGTCGCCTTCTTCGGCGACGCCGTGCTGATACACGCTTGA
- a CDS encoding chemotaxis protein CheW codes for MNAANQSSSSVASYGSSAVAALQTEAALPSQFLTFMLGDEQYAVGILHIKEIIEYGSLATVPMMPECVRGVINLRGAVVPVMDLSARFGRPPSVIGKRSCIVIVEAGGEEKQVLGMLVDAVNAVVEIAATDIEPAPSFGTRIRPDFIAGMGKHSGRFVILLDIERVLSGEEIVDLARSTAAAQA; via the coding sequence ATGAACGCTGCAAACCAATCCTCTTCCAGCGTGGCCAGCTACGGCAGCAGCGCCGTCGCCGCGCTGCAAACCGAAGCCGCGCTGCCAAGCCAGTTCCTGACCTTCATGCTGGGCGATGAGCAGTACGCGGTCGGCATCCTGCACATCAAGGAGATCATCGAATACGGCAGCCTGGCGACGGTGCCGATGATGCCGGAATGTGTGCGCGGCGTGATCAACCTGCGTGGCGCGGTGGTGCCGGTGATGGACCTGTCGGCGCGCTTCGGCCGTCCGCCTAGCGTGATTGGCAAGCGTAGCTGCATCGTCATCGTGGAAGCTGGCGGGGAAGAGAAGCAGGTGCTGGGCATGCTGGTGGACGCTGTCAACGCCGTGGTGGAAATCGCTGCAACGGATATCGAACCGGCGCCGTCGTTCGGCACCCGCATCCGGCCCGACTTCATCGCCGGCATGGGCAAGCACAGTGGCCGTTTTGTGATCCTGCTCGACATCGAGCGCGTGCTGTCGGGCGAAGAGATCGTTGACCTGGCGCGCAGCACCGCTGCCGCCCAGGCGTGA
- a CDS encoding methyl-accepting chemotaxis protein yields MFKQMKMETRLHAGFGLVVVLVVLMGVIAFSKLTSLHDHWTDFENVTLARKNAVLEAVTAHGRAVRHFKNYILRGPDSNAQFRTELAVIEKEMAAYRAASALSAEEQALLGEVQDGVKAYDHSMAQLEAMHEKGMTALEMDKNIKGADEAIAAAFRKLLKVNDAETQKESAAMTDVTNSAKQMILAVDVVIAILGCVLAVWLARSLSSIVRDVQTVVAGLSSASQEVSATAQSLSQAASEQAAGVEETSASIEQMTASIAQNTENAKITDGIATQAAVEAARGGEVVKATASAMKQIAGKIGIIDDIAYQTNLLALNAAIEAARAGEHGKGFAVVAAEVRKLAERSQVAAQEISAVAADSVKLAEQAGEMFDQLAPNIRKTSELVQEITAASEEQSSGVRQINGAVIQLSETTQVNAASSEELAATAEEMSAQSDQLRRLMAVFKQYAVDDAPRVALRRPAVLKTAASARPARPVGLGADSAPDETKFTRF; encoded by the coding sequence ATGTTCAAGCAGATGAAAATGGAGACCCGGCTGCATGCCGGGTTTGGACTTGTTGTTGTGTTGGTGGTGCTGATGGGCGTGATCGCCTTCAGCAAACTGACGTCCCTGCACGACCACTGGACCGACTTTGAAAACGTCACGCTGGCGCGCAAGAACGCCGTACTGGAAGCGGTGACGGCGCACGGTCGCGCGGTGCGTCACTTCAAAAATTATATCCTCCGTGGTCCCGACAGTAACGCGCAGTTCCGCACCGAGCTGGCGGTGATCGAAAAAGAGATGGCAGCGTATCGCGCCGCCAGTGCGCTGTCGGCGGAAGAGCAGGCATTGCTGGGGGAGGTGCAGGACGGCGTCAAGGCCTATGACCACAGCATGGCCCAGCTGGAAGCGATGCACGAGAAGGGCATGACAGCCCTGGAGATGGACAAGAACATCAAGGGTGCGGACGAAGCCATCGCCGCCGCCTTTCGCAAGCTGTTAAAGGTGAACGACGCCGAGACCCAGAAGGAGTCGGCGGCCATGACGGACGTCACCAACTCCGCCAAGCAGATGATATTGGCGGTGGATGTGGTGATCGCGATTCTCGGTTGCGTGCTGGCGGTGTGGCTGGCGCGCAGCCTGTCGTCGATTGTGCGCGATGTGCAGACCGTGGTGGCCGGATTGTCGAGCGCATCGCAGGAGGTCAGCGCGACGGCGCAGTCCTTGTCGCAGGCGGCCAGCGAGCAGGCGGCGGGCGTGGAAGAGACCAGCGCTTCCATCGAGCAGATGACGGCGTCGATCGCGCAGAATACCGAGAACGCCAAGATCACCGACGGCATCGCCACGCAGGCGGCGGTGGAAGCGGCGCGCGGCGGCGAGGTGGTGAAAGCCACCGCTTCGGCCATGAAGCAAATCGCCGGCAAGATCGGCATCATCGACGATATCGCTTACCAGACCAATTTGCTGGCGCTGAACGCGGCGATTGAAGCGGCGCGCGCCGGCGAGCATGGCAAGGGGTTTGCGGTGGTGGCGGCCGAGGTGCGCAAATTGGCCGAGCGTAGCCAGGTGGCGGCGCAAGAGATCAGCGCGGTGGCGGCGGACAGCGTCAAACTGGCGGAGCAGGCCGGCGAGATGTTCGATCAGCTGGCGCCGAATATCCGCAAGACCTCGGAGCTGGTGCAGGAAATTACGGCGGCGTCGGAAGAGCAGTCGTCCGGCGTGCGGCAGATTAATGGCGCGGTGATTCAGCTGAGTGAGACCACGCAGGTGAACGCGGCCAGTTCGGAAGAGCTGGCGGCGACGGCGGAAGAGATGAGCGCGCAGTCGGACCAGTTGCGGCGCCTGATGGCGGTATTCAAGCAGTACGCGGTGGACGACGCGCCGCGCGTGGCCCTGCGTCGGCCAGCGGTGCTGAAGACCGCCGCCAGCGCACGGCCGGCACGCCCGGTCGGGCTGGGCGCCGACAGCGCGCCGGACGAAACCAAGTTCACGCGTTTTTGA
- a CDS encoding chemotaxis protein CheD, with protein sequence MNDAKLIDIFLMPGDYFVGDGQYRVRTLLGSCVSITLWHPALRIGAMSHFLLPGHGRRNSDRPNDKPGLYGADAMQLMADGMAQQGVPLIQCQGKIFGGGAMFPRRARVKDIGMQNGDYARSMLQQHGIQVVSESLFGEGHRQLIFTIRNGEVLSRQVPPEPGWGNAGARNQA encoded by the coding sequence ATGAACGACGCCAAGTTGATCGATATCTTCCTGATGCCGGGCGATTACTTCGTCGGCGACGGGCAGTATCGGGTGCGCACTTTGCTGGGGTCGTGCGTGTCGATCACGCTGTGGCATCCGGCGCTGCGTATTGGCGCCATGTCGCATTTCCTGCTGCCGGGCCACGGGCGCCGCAACAGCGACCGGCCGAACGACAAGCCGGGGTTGTATGGCGCCGACGCCATGCAGCTGATGGCGGACGGCATGGCGCAGCAGGGCGTGCCGCTGATCCAGTGCCAGGGCAAAATCTTCGGCGGCGGCGCGATGTTCCCGCGCCGCGCCAGGGTCAAGGATATCGGCATGCAGAACGGCGATTACGCGCGCAGCATGCTGCAGCAGCATGGCATACAAGTGGTGTCCGAAAGCCTGTTCGGCGAGGGGCATCGTCAACTCATCTTCACCATCCGTAACGGCGAGGTGCTGAGCCGCCAGGTTCCGCCGGAACCCGGATGGGGCAACGCAGGAGCAAGGAATCAGGCATGA